GGTCCCAGCGGCACCGGCAAAAGCCACCGGGCCATCCGGCTCGCCGCCGAACTCCACTGTCAGGTGATCATCGACGACGGCCTGATTATTGAAGAAAACCGCATCCTCGCCGGTACGACGGCCAAGCGGTCGTCCACCCGTATGGGCGCCATTAAAACCGCCCTTTTTCAGGAGCAGGAACACCGGGACGAAGCGGTGCAGGCGCTGTCGCGTTGCGCCCCGAAGGGAATCCTGATCCTGGGCACTTCCGAGGGAATGGTGGAAAAGATCGCCGCCCGCCTGGAACTGCCGGCGATTGAAAAGATCGTCTACATCCACGACATCGCTTCCTCCAATGAGATCCGCAAGGCCCGCTACAACCGAGCTCATCACGGTCGCCACGTCGTTCCTGCCCCCGCCCTGGAAGTGACCCGGAACTGGACCGACGCCCTGATCAACCCGGTGAAGGTCTTCTTCCAGAAGAAAGGCTCCGAGCGCAAGACCTGGGCCGAACAGTCTGTCGTCCGCCCCACCTTCACCTCTCTGGGCAACCTGTCCATCTCCACCCCGGCCATCGTTGCCGGGATCACCCACCAGGTGCAGGAAGTCCCCGGCGTC
The Heliomicrobium undosum DNA segment above includes these coding regions:
- a CDS encoding Asp23/Gls24 family envelope stress response protein, translating into MHVYALVGPSGTGKSHRAIRLAAELHCQVIIDDGLIIEENRILAGTTAKRSSTRMGAIKTALFQEQEHRDEAVQALSRCAPKGILILGTSEGMVEKIAARLELPAIEKIVYIHDIASSNEIRKARYNRAHHGRHVVPAPALEVTRNWTDALINPVKVFFQKKGSERKTWAEQSVVRPTFTSLGNLSISTPAIVAGITHQVQEVPGVGDVGSISISHGDDGVTVRLPITAVYGQPLHVLGRKVQRLAFDILENMGISVLAVDVTIEKLLVK